A region of Lycium barbarum isolate Lr01 chromosome 1, ASM1917538v2, whole genome shotgun sequence DNA encodes the following proteins:
- the LOC132618091 gene encoding uncharacterized protein LOC132618091, whose translation MKPFLLFLLVLVISKIETSEATRTLDETHLLLPSLQTRSPVKTPSPNPGTGVSVNMASTITERNFVGRKKVVFAPPPPPNNAYPHDKTHLLLPSLKTRPPVKTPSPNPGTGASVNMASTITERNFVGRKKVVFAPPPPPPTNAYPHDETHFLLPSLQTRPSVKTPSPNPGTGASVNMANTITERNFAGRKKVFFAPPPPSNNAYPHDKTHLLLPSLKTRPPVKTPSPNPGTGASVNMASTITERNFVGRKKIIFAPPPPPTNAYPHDKTHLLLPSLKTRPPVKTPSPNPGTGASVNMASTITERNFVGRKKVVFAPPPPSNNSHPLDKTHLLLPSLKTRPPVKTPTPNPGTEASVNMASRVTERNFAGRKEVVFPPPPPSTNAYPLYETHILLPSLKTHRPVKTPTPNPGTEASVNMASRVTERNFAGRKKIVFAPPTTNAYPSK comes from the coding sequence ATGAAACCATTCCTCCTATTTCTTCTTGTTCTTGTTATTTCAAAGATTGAAACAAGTGAAGCTACAAGAACTCTTGATGAAACTCATCTTCTATTGCCATCTTTGCAAACCCGCTCTCCAGTTAAGACTCCATCACCCAATCCAGGAACCGGCGTCAGTGTGAATATGGCAAGCACGATTACTGAAAGAAACTTTGTCGGTCGTAAAAAAGTTGTTTttgctcctcctcctcctcctaatAATGCATACCCTCATGATAAAACTCATCTTCTATTGCCATCTTTGAAAACTCGTCCTCCAGTTAAGACTCCATCACCCAATCCAGGAACCGGCGCCAGTGTGAATATGGCAAGCACGATTACTGAAAGAAACTTTGTCGGCCGTAAAAAAGTTGTTTttgctcctcctcctcctcctcctactAATGCATACCCTCATGATGAAACTCATTTTCTATTGCCATCTTTGCAAACTCGTCCTTCAGTTAAGACTCCATCACCCAATCCAGGAACCGGTGCCAGTGTGAATATGGCAAACACGATTACTGAAAGAAACTTTGCCGGTCGTAAAAAAGTTTTTTttgctcctcctcctccttctaaTAATGCATACCCCCATGATAAAACTCATCTTCTATTACCATCTTTGAAAACTCGTCCTCCAGTTAAGACTCCATCACCCAATCCAGGAACCGGCGCTAGTGTGAATATGGCAAGCACGATTACTGAAAGAAACTTTGTCGGtcgtaaaaaaattatttttgctcctcctcctcctcctactAATGCATACCCTCATGATAAAACTCATCTTCTATTACCATCTTTGAAAACTCGTCCTCCAGTTAAGACACCATCACCCAATCCAGGAACCGGCGCCAGTGTGAATATGGCAAGCACGATTACGGAAAGAAACTTTGTCGGCCGTAAAAAAGTTGTTTttgctcctcctcctccttctaaTAATTCACACCCTCTTGATAAAACTCATCTTCTATTACCATCTTTGAAAACCCGTCCTCCAGTTAAGACTCCAACACCCAATCCAGGAACTGAGGCCAGCGTGAATATGGCAAGCAGAGTTACTGAAAGGAACTTTGCTGGCCGTAAAGAAGTTGTTTTTCCTCCTCCCCCTCCTTCTACTAATGCATACCCTCTTTATGAAACTCATATTCTATTACCATCTTTGAAAACCCATCGTCCAGTTAAGACTCCAACACCCAATCCAGGAACTGAGGCCAGCGTGAACATGGCAAGCAGGGTTACTGAAAGAAACTTTGCTGGTCGTAAAAAAATTGTTTTTGCTCCTCCTACTACTAATGCATACCCCTCAAAATAA